Sequence from the Lasioglossum baleicum chromosome 9, iyLasBale1, whole genome shotgun sequence genome:
tgtatttcattctATCAATGAGATTTGTAATTTATGATTACGTTAGAACGTGTTTATTTTACTGTACAGATTACGTAAGCATGTAATAACATTGTAATAACTTCAGAAGCTTAAATACCCCCGATGAAGTTGCAAAACTATTACATTTTTAAAAGATTATGGCCAAGATGGTGGCTCTCCTGGTTTCAGTTCCCTTCCAAACAATGCTGACTTATCTCGAAACCGAGTCATTCTTAATGATTCTGATCTATCGATGTACCATCCAACTGTACCAAAAACTCCTGCTCCAGCGAACAGCATAATGTACACTTTTATATAACTGCGTAGAAGTTCAGCCGACATTTTCGTTTTCAAACAGTAATTTTTCTTTGGCTACTTTCTTCTTCCACTCTTGGGTATGACTCCAATCTGCATAAACACAACCCAAGAAGAAAACCGGGAAAACGACGCTTGGCCAATACCGTTTAATTAAACGTGTGATATCGATTG
This genomic interval carries:
- the LOC143212277 gene encoding NADH dehydrogenase [ubiquinone] 1 beta subcomplex subunit 1; this translates as MSAELLRSYIKVYIMLFAGAGVFGTVGWYIDRSESLRMTRFRDKSALFGRELKPGEPPSWP